A genomic region of Arachis stenosperma cultivar V10309 chromosome 9, arast.V10309.gnm1.PFL2, whole genome shotgun sequence contains the following coding sequences:
- the LOC130950858 gene encoding ATP-dependent Clp protease proteolytic subunit 5, chloroplastic-like, whose product MAHTCLFTPTSSLRLNSLALSSTHSSSPHTFTLSSFSNPSLSWNLRKSVDNRKATKRSPVKAMYGDEYWTPESLRQDIWSIRNDLQVPSSPYFPAYAQGQGPPPMVQERFQSVISQLFQYRIIRCGGAVDDDMANIIVAQLLYLDAVDPNKDIVMYVNSPGGSVTAGMAIFDTMRHIRPDVSTVCVGLAASMGAFLLSAGTKGKRYSLPNSRIMIHQPLGGAQGGQTDIDIQANEMLHHKANLNGYLSYHTGQSLERINQDTDRDFFMSAKEAKDYGLIDGVIMNPLKALQPLEAAAEGKDRATV is encoded by the exons ATGGCACACACTTGCCTTTTCACTCCCACTTCCTCTCTTAGGCTCAACTCCCTCGCTCTTTCCTCCACCCACTCGTCTTCTCCTCACACTTTCACCCTTTCCTCCTTCTCCAACCCTTCCCTCTCATG GAATTTAAGGAAATCAGTCGATAATAGAAAGGCTACTAAAAGGTCTCCTGTGAAAGCAATGTATGGTGATGAATATTGGACACCTGAGAGTTTGCGACAGGATATTTGGTCCATAAG GAACGATTTGCAAGTCCCATCTTCCCCTTATTTCCCTGCATATGCACAGGGACAAGGGCCACCTCCCATGGTGCAGGAGCGTTTCCAGAGTGTCATAAGTCAACTTTTTCAATAT AGAATTATCCGTTGTGGTGGAGCAGTTGATGATGATATGGCAAACATCATAGTGGCCCAGCTCCTTTACCTTGATGCTGTTGATCCTAACAAG GATATTGTCATGTATGTAAACTCTCCAGGAGGATCAGTTACTGCTG GTATGGCTATATTTGATACAATGAGGCATATTCGACCTGATGTATCCACTGTCTGCGTTGGACTAGCGGCTAG TATGGGAGCTTTTCTGCTTAGTGCAGGAACCAAAG GAAAGAGATACAGCTTGCCTAATTCAAGGATAATGATCCATCAACCTCTTGGTGGTGCTCAAGGAGGGCAAACTGACATAGATATTCAG GCAAATGAAATGCTGCATCACAAGGCAAACCTTAATGGGTATCTCTCTTATCACACCGGCCAAAGTCTCGAGAGGATTAACCAGGACACAGACCGTGATTTTTTTATGAGTGCAAAAGAAGCCAAAGATTACGGACTCATAGATGGTGTCATTATGAATCCTCTTAAAGCTCTTCAACCATTAGAAGCTGCAGCAGAGGGTAAAGATAGGGCTACTGTTTGA
- the LOC130950751 gene encoding pentatricopeptide repeat-containing protein At1g26900, mitochondrial-like, translated as MKEGVPALHLHHKVALLLESSCKTQSHISQIHAFMLKTALINLPFPLSKLLAASISHIHYAASIFNSAPNPNLFMFNTMLRGYSISNAPAKALPLFNQLRNRPILIDRFSFITVIKACARLSNLVFGRGLHGLALRSGTLLFLDFRNTLLHFYCVSRRLGDAHNLFDEFPQRNDLVSWNTLMAGHLLASQPELTFHLFRKMRCCGVEASVATALSLLSAAADMQSFLGGKCLHGYYIRLGLSSNLNVLTALIDLYARMGRIFLAHRIFDGVAQKDVILWNCLIGKYARSGLLGKAVKLLQQMSLEGFKPNSSTLVGLLSGCPASGSMQVVRYVTSFMVEEKLEVDAVLGTALVNAYAKCGFLDEATDIFERMKGKDMKTWTTMISGHGIHGQPTNAIKLFNRMENEGFRPNEVTFLAVLSACSHGGLVIEGMEIFKSMVCKYGFSPQVEHYGSLIDLLGRAGMLHEAHKLIESLPIKGDATAWRTLLSACRVYGDVKLGECVKDVLSSIYTEHPTDSLLISGIYVTSGRISDLIRLQELKQTNAVTVETDGGNMLKEAGVSIVEIDNQG; from the coding sequence ATGAAAGAGGGTGTTCCAGCATTGCATTTGCATCACAAGGTAGCTCTTCTCTTGGAATCATCATGCAAAACCCAATCCCACATTTCTCAAATTCACGCCTTTATGCTCAAAACCGCACTCATCAACCTTCCCTTCCCGCTCAGCAAGCTCCTCGCAGCATCAATCTCACACATCCACTACGCTGCCTCCATTTTCAATTCTGCTCCAAACCCCAATCTTTTCATGTTCAACACTATGCTAAGAGGATATTCTATCAGCAACGCCCCTGCCAAGGCCTTGCCCCTTTTCAACCAACTTAGGAACCGCCCAATTCTCATTGACCGCTTCTCTTTCATCACTGTCATCAAGGCTTGTGCTAGGCTTTCCAACCTTGTCTTTGGGCGGGGCCTTCATGGCCTTGCACTCAGGTCTGGAACTCTGCTTTTTCTTGATTTCAGGAATACCCTTTTGCATTTCTACTGCGTTTCCAGGAGACTTGGAGATGCTCACAACCTGTTTGATGAATTTCCCCAACGAAATGACTTGGTCTCATGGAACACTTTGATGGCTGGCCACCTTCTTGCTTCTCAGCCTGAGCTGACCTTTCATTTGTTTCGGAAGATGCGTTGTTGCGGGGTTGAAGCGAGTGTTGCAACTGCATTGAGTCTTTTGTCGGCAGCTGCTGATATGCAGAGTTTTCTTGGAGGCAAGTGTCTTCATGGTTACTATATCCGACTTGGACTTAGTTCTAATTTGAATGTTCTTACTGCATTGATTGATCTCTATGCAAGAATGGGTCGTATCTTTTTGGCACATCGAATTTTTGATGGTGTTGCTCAAAAGGATGTTATCCTGTGGAACTGCTTGATTGGCAAGTATGCAAGAAGTGGGCTGCTTGGAAAAGCAGTAAAATTGCTGCAGCAAATGAGTCTTGAAGGTTTTAAACCTAATTCTTCTACTTTAGTTGGGTTGCTTTCGGGTTGCCCTGCTTCCGGATCTATGCAAGTAGTACGATACGTTACCAGTTTTATGGTAGAGGAGAAACTAGAGGTGGATGCAGTTCTTGGAACAGCACTTGTTAATGCATATGCCAAATGTGGCTTTCTAGACGAAGCTACGGACATATTTGAGAGGATGAAGGGTAAAGATATGAAAACATGGACAACCATGATTTCAGGTCATGGAATTCATGGCCAGCCGACTAATGCTATTAAGCTTTTCAACAGGATGGAGAATGAAGGGTTTAGACCAAATGAGGTTACATTCTTGGCAGTTCTCAGTGCTTGTAGCCATGGAGGGCTTGTAATTGAGGGGATGGAAATTTTTAAGAGCATGGTTTGCAAATATGGCTTTTCACCACAAGTTGAACATTATGGATCTCTCATTGATCTTCTAGGTCGAGCAGGGATGCTACATGAAGCGCACAAACTAATTGAAAGCTTGCCTATTAAGGGTGATGCAACTGCATGGCGTACATTGCTTTCTGCTTGCCGAGTCTATGGTGATGTTAAATTGGGGGAATGTGTGAAAGACGTGCTTAGCAGCATTTATACAGAGCATCCTACAGATTCACTCCTGATTTCTGGCATTTACGTTACTTCTGGAAGAATCTCAGATCTAATAAGATTGCAAGAATTGAAGCAAACTAATGCTGTTACAGTTGAAACTGATGGAGGAAATATGTTAAAGGAAGCTGGAGTCAGTATAGTTGAAATTGATAATCAGGGATGA